One Ruficoccus amylovorans genomic window carries:
- a CDS encoding TIGR00282 family metallophosphoesterase yields MPKVLFIGDIVGKPGRSFVMKCLPAFREERGIDLVVANAENAAAGAGITTAIVNELLAVGVDGITLGDHVWDQRGFADEINGLEKVCRPANLPPQCPGRTHLILEKDGFRLAVCTLLGNNFMKVSADCPFRVGDRMLGDIGSSADAVLMEIHAETTSEKVAFGWYFDGRASAVIGTHTHIPTADNTILPRGTAYQTDAGMSGPYRSVLGREVEPIVLKFLDGMPRRWPVAEGDVRLCGLLVEIDRETGMCVSQERICLTEEL; encoded by the coding sequence ATGCCGAAAGTACTGTTTATCGGGGACATCGTGGGCAAACCCGGCCGCTCCTTTGTCATGAAGTGTCTGCCAGCGTTCCGTGAAGAGCGGGGAATCGACCTGGTGGTGGCCAACGCCGAAAACGCTGCCGCCGGGGCGGGGATCACCACGGCCATTGTCAATGAGTTGCTCGCGGTGGGGGTGGACGGCATCACCCTGGGCGACCATGTCTGGGATCAGCGGGGCTTTGCCGACGAGATCAACGGCTTGGAGAAAGTCTGCCGCCCGGCCAACCTCCCGCCGCAGTGCCCCGGCCGCACGCACCTGATTCTGGAGAAGGATGGTTTCCGGTTGGCGGTCTGCACGCTGTTGGGGAACAATTTCATGAAGGTCTCGGCGGACTGCCCGTTCCGTGTCGGTGACCGTATGCTTGGGGACATTGGCTCCTCCGCCGATGCCGTACTGATGGAGATCCACGCCGAGACGACTTCGGAAAAGGTCGCCTTCGGGTGGTACTTCGACGGGCGGGCCTCCGCCGTCATCGGCACGCATACGCACATCCCGACCGCCGACAACACCATCCTGCCGCGCGGCACCGCCTACCAGACCGACGCCGGGATGAGCGGTCCGTACCGCTCCGTGCTCGGGCGCGAGGTCGAGCCCATTGTCTTAAAATTCCTCGACGGGATGCCTCGGCGCTGGCCGGTAGCCGAGGGTGATGTGCGCCTGTGCGGGCTGCTGGTCGAGATCGACCGCGAGACGGGTATGTGCGTGAGCCAGGAGCGCATTTGCCTGACGGAGGAACTTTGA
- a CDS encoding ThuA domain-containing protein — translation MSSPIRVTVWGEYRHEKKNPKVAEIYPDGMHNTIAGFLGKQTDFTLRTATLDQPEHGLGGNVLDETDVLVWWGHMAHGEVADEVVARVKTRVLEGMGLIVLHSGHYAKIFKALMGTTCSLKWRESTDKERLWNLMPSHPITQGIGDYFEIPQEEMYGEPFGIPTPDELLFVSWFTGGEVFRSGATWYRGNGRVFYFRPGHETYPTYHQSEVQTVITNAVRWAHTGVRIADVCPNSPPLEPLPEDAEAASRPTEGFK, via the coding sequence ATGAGTTCACCGATCCGAGTCACCGTCTGGGGCGAGTACCGCCACGAAAAGAAGAATCCGAAAGTCGCGGAGATTTACCCCGATGGCATGCACAACACCATTGCCGGATTTCTCGGCAAGCAGACGGATTTCACACTGCGCACGGCCACGCTTGACCAGCCGGAGCACGGCCTGGGCGGCAACGTGCTTGACGAGACCGACGTGCTGGTGTGGTGGGGGCACATGGCCCACGGTGAAGTCGCCGACGAGGTGGTGGCGCGGGTGAAGACCCGCGTGCTGGAAGGGATGGGGCTGATCGTGCTCCACTCCGGGCACTACGCCAAAATCTTCAAGGCCTTGATGGGCACGACCTGCTCGCTGAAGTGGCGCGAATCCACCGATAAGGAACGCCTCTGGAACCTGATGCCCTCGCATCCGATCACGCAGGGGATCGGCGACTACTTTGAAATTCCGCAGGAGGAAATGTACGGCGAACCCTTTGGCATTCCCACGCCGGACGAGTTGCTTTTCGTCTCGTGGTTCACGGGTGGCGAAGTCTTCCGCAGCGGCGCAACCTGGTACCGCGGCAATGGTCGGGTTTTCTACTTCCGCCCCGGTCACGAAACCTATCCGACCTATCACCAGTCCGAAGTGCAGACCGTCATCACCAACGCCGTCCGCTGGGCCCATACCGGGGTGCGCATCGCCGATGTCTGCCCGAACTCACCCCCGCTGGAGCCCCTGCCCGAAGATGCCGAAGCTGCCTCGCGTCCAACCGAAGGCTTTAAATAA
- a CDS encoding alpha-E domain-containing protein — protein sequence MLSRVADSIYWMARYIERAENIARLVEVNLQLLLDFQDVDDAKLKEHWDPLIRSTGDEKRFYENNKKANSENVLEFLTFELENPNSVLSCVFSARENARMVRDQITAEMWETLNKLYLFLKSGRARQLFESDIHDFYQQIKEHSHLFLGLANATVTRDEGYDFLQIGSYIERADKTTRILDIKYHMLLPNVTDVGGAVDVAQWIAILRSASAYEAYHQLYVTDVNPAKIAEFLIFSETFPRSIRFCVQKLNECLHRVSGCQLANYSNEAERLCGRLLSELNYGSVEEVFQEGLHEYLDRIQERLNEIGGSTYKAYMFLPPVDMEGEIQVQQQQQQ from the coding sequence ATGCTTTCACGCGTCGCAGACTCAATCTACTGGATGGCCCGCTACATCGAGCGGGCCGAGAACATCGCCCGCCTGGTCGAAGTTAACCTGCAGCTCCTGCTGGACTTTCAGGATGTGGACGACGCCAAGCTCAAGGAGCACTGGGACCCGCTCATCCGCTCGACCGGGGACGAGAAGCGCTTTTACGAGAACAACAAAAAGGCCAACAGCGAGAACGTGCTGGAGTTTCTGACCTTCGAACTGGAGAACCCGAACTCGGTCCTCTCGTGCGTGTTCAGCGCCCGTGAAAACGCCCGCATGGTGCGCGACCAGATCACGGCCGAAATGTGGGAAACGCTGAACAAGCTCTACCTCTTCCTCAAGTCCGGCCGCGCCCGCCAGCTTTTCGAGTCGGACATCCACGACTTTTACCAGCAGATCAAGGAGCATTCGCACCTCTTCCTCGGGCTGGCCAACGCCACCGTCACTCGCGACGAGGGTTACGACTTTCTCCAGATCGGCTCCTATATCGAGCGCGCCGACAAGACCACGCGTATCCTCGATATCAAATACCACATGCTCCTTCCCAATGTGACGGATGTGGGCGGCGCGGTGGACGTGGCCCAGTGGATCGCCATCCTGCGCTCAGCCAGCGCCTACGAGGCATACCACCAGCTTTACGTGACGGATGTGAACCCGGCCAAAATCGCCGAGTTCCTCATCTTCTCGGAGACCTTCCCGCGCTCCATCCGCTTCTGCGTGCAAAAGCTCAACGAGTGCCTGCACCGTGTTTCCGGCTGCCAACTGGCCAACTACTCCAATGAGGCCGAACGCCTCTGCGGCCGCCTGCTCTCCGAGTTGAACTACGGCTCGGTCGAGGAGGTCTTTCAGGAAGGGTTGCACGAGTACCTGGACCGGATTCAGGAGCGCCTGAACGAGATCGGCGGCTCCACTTACAAGGCGTACATGTTCCTGCCCCCCGTCGATATGGAGGGCGAGATCCAGGTCCAGCAGCAGCAACAGCAGTAG
- a CDS encoding helix-turn-helix transcriptional regulator — translation MPSAQNFDQDIRRILARLRSGKLRVHIPQRRNLHRKRPNSHFHATPEFFIQTGGATDFDCAGETFRLGTGDVCVMPRGVPHAEIPRDLKTPYGIIVCMNPRDELYLMRARSDVPGRILGYSPLHLGSGRGHHIFHYLDELDNLDALPAPHRKPYTRALLEAFLIATSAELSKPATPAARPGSPLVAQAEAFVRTHVSDPQLNVAGIALTLNCTADHLSRLFHRHRGLTLSTWIAQERVAQARDLLETSTYNISEIGWACGFNEPSYFIRIFRRHVGMTPRQYRLTRSSQ, via the coding sequence ATGCCGTCCGCACAAAACTTCGATCAGGACATCCGGCGCATTCTTGCCCGTTTGCGCTCAGGTAAGCTGCGCGTCCACATCCCGCAACGCCGGAACCTCCACCGCAAACGCCCGAATTCGCATTTCCACGCCACGCCGGAGTTTTTCATCCAGACGGGCGGGGCGACGGACTTCGACTGCGCCGGGGAGACTTTCCGGCTCGGTACCGGGGATGTCTGCGTCATGCCCAGGGGCGTCCCGCACGCCGAGATACCCCGCGACCTGAAAACCCCATACGGGATCATCGTGTGCATGAACCCCCGCGACGAGCTTTACCTCATGCGGGCACGCTCGGATGTGCCGGGCCGCATCCTCGGCTACAGCCCGCTTCACCTCGGCAGCGGACGCGGGCATCACATTTTTCACTACCTCGACGAGCTGGATAACCTCGACGCCCTCCCTGCTCCACACCGCAAGCCCTACACCCGCGCCCTGTTGGAAGCGTTTCTCATCGCCACCAGCGCGGAACTGAGCAAACCCGCCACCCCGGCAGCGCGTCCCGGCTCACCGCTGGTCGCGCAGGCCGAAGCCTTTGTTCGCACGCACGTGAGCGATCCCCAATTGAACGTGGCCGGAATCGCCCTCACCCTCAACTGCACCGCCGACCACCTCTCGCGCCTATTCCACCGCCACCGGGGGCTCACCCTGAGCACCTGGATCGCGCAGGAACGCGTTGCCCAGGCGCGCGACCTGCTGGAAACGAGCACTTACAATATCTCCGAAATCGGCTGGGCTTGCGGCTTCAACGAGCCCTCCTATTTCATCCGGATCTTCCGGCGACACGTCGGCATGACGCCCCGCCAGTACCGACTGACGCGCAGCAGCCAGTAG
- a CDS encoding Gfo/Idh/MocA family protein yields MKKTSRRSGPVRLAIIGTGGMARQHAIKFKEVKGCTLVAAVDVSRERAETFAQTHGIPEIYGSVDELLAAGTVDAVAIVTPDAFHAEVAIQCLKAGKHVLCEKPLAVNYPDAQRMVKAAAKAGVINMVNFSYRDMPSLQAVAKLVHSGKLGEIRHVEASYLQSWLASKVWGDWRTDPKWLWRLSSQHGSKGVLGDVGVHILDFATFPAGPLKSVYCKLKTFDKAPGNRIGEYLLDANDSAVMTVEFANGALGTIHTTRWMGGHANRLYLKIAGTLGSVVIDGDWGTNVYRTSLGSNLDKAKWREHKAPRTPNNYARFIRGIRTGKQEEPTFARGAEVQRVLDACYVSDGKNAPVKLPAAKAKAH; encoded by the coding sequence ATGAAAAAAACATCCAGACGTTCTGGGCCGGTTCGGCTGGCCATCATCGGCACGGGCGGCATGGCCCGGCAACACGCGATCAAGTTCAAGGAGGTCAAAGGCTGCACGCTGGTCGCGGCCGTTGATGTCTCGCGTGAGCGGGCCGAGACCTTTGCGCAGACGCACGGTATCCCAGAGATTTACGGTTCGGTGGACGAACTGCTGGCCGCCGGGACCGTGGACGCGGTTGCCATCGTGACGCCGGATGCCTTTCACGCCGAGGTCGCGATCCAGTGCCTGAAGGCGGGCAAGCACGTGCTGTGCGAAAAACCGCTCGCGGTCAACTACCCCGATGCCCAGCGCATGGTCAAGGCCGCCGCCAAGGCTGGAGTCATCAACATGGTGAACTTCTCCTACCGCGACATGCCGAGCCTGCAGGCGGTGGCGAAGCTTGTCCACTCCGGCAAGCTGGGCGAGATCCGCCACGTCGAGGCGAGCTACCTCCAGTCCTGGCTGGCGAGTAAGGTCTGGGGTGACTGGCGCACGGACCCGAAGTGGCTGTGGCGTCTCTCCAGCCAGCACGGGAGCAAGGGTGTGCTGGGCGATGTCGGCGTGCACATTTTGGACTTTGCGACTTTTCCGGCCGGACCGCTCAAGAGCGTGTACTGCAAGCTGAAGACCTTTGACAAAGCGCCGGGCAACCGCATCGGCGAATACCTGCTCGACGCCAACGACAGTGCGGTCATGACGGTCGAGTTCGCCAACGGCGCGCTCGGCACCATCCACACGACCCGCTGGATGGGTGGGCATGCCAACCGCCTTTATCTGAAAATCGCCGGGACGCTCGGCTCCGTCGTGATCGACGGAGACTGGGGGACGAATGTTTACCGCACCAGTTTGGGCAGTAACCTCGACAAGGCCAAGTGGCGCGAACACAAGGCCCCGCGGACCCCGAACAACTACGCCCGCTTTATTAGGGGCATCCGCACCGGCAAGCAGGAAGAACCGACTTTCGCGCGGGGGGCTGAAGTCCAGCGCGTGCTCGACGCCTGCTATGTCTCCGATGGCAAAAACGCCCCCGTCAAACTGCCTGCGGCCAAGGCGAAAGCGCACTAA
- a CDS encoding zinc-binding dehydrogenase, producing the protein MNTEPQAVRYHERGKPEEVLTLEPMPVGQPGPGEALVALRAAVIHPSDMGMIGGTYGRLPDLPAVAGREGVGEVLAVGAGVSGLEPGQQVKMPEAPGAWMQAVVVPAESLIRIPNNVPVEMAAQAFINPPTALRILRDFIDFKPGEWIIQNAANSAVGISLIQLARHCGLKTINIVRDVATWEPILKEMGADVVVAEDSGFEKNIKELTGGAKPRLGLNSIGGESVIRIIRCLADQGKVVTFGGMVGDKVRFPTRNLIFNDVCLCGFWMDRWVRTHDQAEFEAMQAEIYDLMAEGALKLPIDSRYPFDKALDAVARANAGGRKGKVLILSDWKG; encoded by the coding sequence GTGAATACCGAACCGCAAGCTGTCCGCTACCATGAACGAGGAAAGCCCGAAGAGGTCCTGACGCTCGAGCCGATGCCCGTCGGCCAGCCCGGCCCCGGCGAAGCGCTGGTCGCGCTGCGGGCGGCCGTCATCCACCCCTCCGACATGGGGATGATCGGCGGCACCTACGGACGGCTGCCGGACCTGCCCGCCGTGGCGGGCCGCGAAGGCGTGGGCGAGGTGCTCGCGGTTGGCGCGGGCGTGAGCGGGCTTGAGCCGGGCCAGCAGGTCAAGATGCCCGAGGCTCCCGGCGCGTGGATGCAGGCGGTGGTCGTTCCGGCGGAGAGCCTGATTCGTATCCCCAACAATGTTCCGGTGGAAATGGCCGCACAGGCCTTTATCAACCCGCCGACGGCGCTGCGCATTTTGCGTGACTTTATCGACTTCAAGCCGGGTGAATGGATCATCCAGAATGCCGCCAATTCCGCTGTGGGCATCTCGCTCATCCAGCTCGCCCGCCACTGTGGCCTGAAGACGATCAACATCGTGCGCGACGTGGCCACCTGGGAGCCGATTCTCAAGGAGATGGGCGCGGATGTCGTCGTGGCCGAGGACTCGGGTTTTGAAAAAAACATCAAGGAACTGACCGGCGGGGCCAAGCCGCGCCTGGGCCTGAACTCCATCGGTGGCGAGAGCGTGATCCGGATCATCCGTTGCCTGGCCGATCAGGGTAAGGTCGTGACCTTCGGCGGCATGGTCGGGGACAAGGTCCGCTTCCCCACGCGCAACCTGATTTTCAACGACGTGTGCCTGTGCGGCTTCTGGATGGACCGTTGGGTCCGCACCCACGACCAGGCCGAGTTCGAGGCGATGCAGGCCGAGATCTACGACCTCATGGCCGAGGGCGCGCTCAAGCTCCCTATCGACAGCCGCTACCCGTTTGACAAGGCGCTCGACGCCGTCGCCCGCGCCAACGCCGGAGGCCGCAAGGGCAAGGTGCTCATTCTCAGTGACTGGAAAGGTTGA
- the ilvB gene encoding biosynthetic-type acetolactate synthase large subunit yields MKTEPLVNFPPQDEKGPAMKGADVVVECLEREGVDVIFAYPGGSSIELHQALTRAKKLRTILPRHEQGGGFMAHGYARATGKPGVCMATSGPGATNLVTCIADAFMDSIPLVAITGQVFQEFIGKTAFQETDFFGMTLPVVKHSFLVLTAEELPIIIKKAFIIATTGRPGPVVIDIPKDVQQKVFEPVFPSTVDIPGYPPLPEASDEDLRKVLDLITQSKQPALYTGGGVISAHASDELREFAKLTGIPVASTLMGLGALPPDDPQSLYWFGMHGTVAGNWAVCDSDLLICVGARFDDRITGTVSKFAPDATIVHFDIDRSEHNKNKPTHFPIHTDLKYALKRMIELIKAGGFTKPDLSAWYETINGWKKQHPYPFSYKESDKYILAQDAVKVLYEETHGDAIISTGVGQHQMWAPQYYHFKEPRHFISSLGLGTMGFGLPAALGAKIAFPEKTVVNIEGDGSFQMNIQELATAKIEKIDAKVMLLNNQHLGMVVQWEDRFYDGVRGHTILCDPNNIGSPDNLDAVYPDFAMIAQGYGIAGRRVYKKEDLRPAIKEMLEHDGPYVLDVLIPYTEHVLPFIPQKKSAKDILTE; encoded by the coding sequence ATGAAGACCGAACCCCTTGTCAACTTCCCGCCACAGGACGAGAAAGGCCCCGCCATGAAGGGCGCCGATGTCGTCGTAGAGTGCCTGGAACGCGAGGGGGTAGATGTGATCTTCGCCTATCCGGGCGGCTCCTCCATCGAGCTGCACCAGGCCCTGACCCGTGCCAAAAAGCTGCGCACGATCCTCCCCCGCCATGAGCAGGGCGGCGGCTTCATGGCCCACGGCTATGCCCGTGCCACCGGCAAGCCCGGCGTCTGCATGGCCACCTCCGGCCCCGGCGCGACCAACCTCGTGACCTGCATCGCCGACGCCTTCATGGACTCGATTCCACTGGTCGCGATCACCGGTCAGGTCTTTCAGGAATTCATCGGCAAGACCGCTTTCCAGGAGACGGACTTCTTCGGCATGACGCTGCCCGTGGTCAAGCACAGCTTCCTCGTGCTCACGGCCGAGGAGCTGCCCATCATCATCAAAAAGGCCTTCATCATCGCCACGACCGGCCGTCCCGGCCCGGTCGTGATCGACATCCCCAAGGATGTCCAGCAGAAGGTCTTCGAGCCCGTTTTCCCCTCCACCGTCGATATCCCCGGCTACCCACCACTGCCCGAGGCCAGCGACGAGGACCTGCGCAAGGTGCTCGACCTGATCACCCAGTCCAAACAGCCCGCGCTCTACACCGGCGGTGGTGTCATCTCCGCCCACGCCTCGGACGAGTTGCGCGAGTTCGCCAAGCTGACGGGTATCCCTGTCGCCTCCACCCTGATGGGCCTGGGCGCGCTCCCGCCGGACGACCCGCAGAGCCTGTACTGGTTCGGGATGCATGGGACCGTTGCCGGTAACTGGGCCGTGTGCGACTCCGACCTGCTCATCTGCGTTGGCGCACGCTTCGACGACCGCATCACCGGCACCGTCTCGAAGTTCGCCCCGGACGCGACCATTGTCCACTTCGACATTGACCGCTCCGAGCACAACAAGAACAAGCCCACCCATTTCCCGATCCACACCGACCTCAAGTACGCGCTCAAGCGTATGATCGAGCTGATCAAGGCGGGCGGCTTTACCAAGCCCGACCTGAGCGCGTGGTACGAGACCATCAACGGCTGGAAAAAACAGCACCCCTACCCGTTCTCCTACAAGGAGAGCGACAAGTACATCCTCGCCCAGGACGCCGTTAAGGTGCTCTATGAGGAGACTCACGGCGACGCCATCATCTCCACCGGCGTGGGCCAGCACCAGATGTGGGCCCCGCAGTACTACCATTTCAAGGAGCCGCGCCACTTCATCAGCTCGCTCGGGCTGGGCACAATGGGCTTCGGCCTGCCCGCGGCCCTCGGGGCCAAGATCGCCTTCCCGGAAAAGACCGTCGTCAACATCGAGGGTGACGGCTCGTTCCAGATGAACATCCAGGAATTGGCCACCGCCAAGATCGAGAAGATCGACGCCAAGGTCATGCTCCTGAACAACCAGCACCTGGGCATGGTCGTGCAGTGGGAAGACCGCTTCTACGACGGCGTGCGCGGCCACACCATCCTCTGCGACCCGAACAACATCGGCAGCCCCGACAACCTCGACGCCGTTTACCCGGACTTCGCCATGATCGCGCAGGGCTACGGCATCGCCGGGCGGCGCGTTTACAAGAAGGAAGATCTGCGCCCGGCGATCAAGGAGATGCTCGAACACGACGGCCCCTACGTCCTCGACGTTCTCATCCCCTACACCGAGCACGTCCTGCCCTTCATCCCGCAAAAGAAGTCCGCCAAGGACATCCTGACCGAGTAA
- a CDS encoding M3 family metallopeptidase: MKHPFLADTFIIPWHLLTPARIQPDIELALERAQQKLDAIADTPLDAVTFDNTLLALEEATEELTRGWGSVGHLDSVSNSPALREAYNAMLPKVSEFTTRISLNDKLWQVLKAFAETAEAKALTGTRKRLLEETLEDFKGSGADLLPEKKKLLEGINAELSRLTQKYGENVLDSTNAWELLIEDESRLAGLPQSAKDAARESAKAKGHGTDEKPVWRFTQHMPSLLPVMKYADDEALRKQVWEGSTGIGQQAPHDNTDLVWKILEKRQEKAELLGKANFADLVLERRMAKTGAAALAFTDDLHERIKDAFAAEVAELETFKAEQTGTPRDHLQPWEVAYWSEKLRKHRYALDEEELRPYFPIHRVVEGMYTLVERIFGVKIVQRPTRFVDEAGAEQRFDEGTPSPDHVVAEVWHPDVKFYDLLDADGTHLGSFYADWYPRESKRGGAWMNYLRTGGPRPDGSTAPHIGLMCGNLNPPVGGKPALMNHRDVETIFHEFGHLLHHLLGKVEIKSLNGVNVAWDFVELPSQIMENWCWEKEALDLFAKHVDTGEPLPAALLDKMLAARNFEQATMTMRQLSFGKMDLDLHTGIKDHAGRDLDAWVDESLEGYRAPLKTKAPGIVRRFTHLFSDPTGYAAGYYSYKWAEVLDADAFTRFKAEGVLNPATGKDFREKILQKGNSEPPEKLFRDFMGRDPDLNSLLIRAGLRLEQH, encoded by the coding sequence ATGAAGCATCCCTTTCTCGCCGACACTTTTATCATCCCCTGGCACCTGCTGACGCCCGCGCGCATCCAGCCTGACATCGAGCTGGCCCTTGAGCGCGCCCAGCAAAAGCTCGACGCTATCGCGGACACGCCGCTGGACGCTGTCACCTTTGACAATACCCTGCTCGCGCTGGAGGAAGCCACCGAGGAGCTGACCCGCGGTTGGGGCAGCGTCGGCCACCTCGACAGCGTGTCCAATAGCCCCGCCCTGCGCGAAGCCTACAACGCCATGCTGCCGAAGGTTTCGGAGTTCACCACCCGCATCAGCCTCAACGACAAGCTCTGGCAAGTCCTTAAAGCCTTTGCCGAAACCGCCGAGGCCAAGGCACTGACCGGCACCCGCAAGCGCCTGCTCGAAGAGACACTGGAAGATTTTAAGGGCAGCGGGGCGGACCTGCTCCCCGAGAAGAAAAAACTCCTCGAAGGCATCAACGCCGAGCTTTCACGCCTGACCCAGAAGTACGGCGAAAACGTCCTCGACTCGACCAACGCCTGGGAACTGCTCATCGAGGACGAGTCGCGCCTGGCCGGGCTCCCCCAGTCGGCCAAAGACGCCGCCCGCGAGTCCGCCAAAGCCAAAGGGCACGGCACCGACGAAAAGCCGGTCTGGCGCTTCACCCAGCACATGCCCTCGCTCCTGCCGGTCATGAAGTACGCCGACGACGAGGCGTTGCGCAAGCAGGTCTGGGAAGGCTCCACCGGCATCGGCCAGCAAGCCCCCCACGACAACACCGACCTGGTCTGGAAAATCCTCGAAAAGCGTCAGGAAAAGGCCGAGCTTTTAGGCAAGGCCAACTTCGCCGACCTCGTGCTGGAGCGCCGCATGGCCAAAACCGGAGCCGCCGCCCTCGCCTTTACCGACGACCTGCACGAGCGCATCAAGGACGCCTTCGCCGCCGAAGTGGCCGAGCTGGAAACCTTTAAGGCCGAGCAGACCGGCACGCCCCGCGACCACCTCCAGCCCTGGGAGGTCGCCTACTGGTCGGAAAAACTCCGCAAGCATCGCTACGCGCTCGACGAGGAGGAACTGCGTCCGTACTTCCCCATCCACCGCGTGGTCGAGGGCATGTACACGCTGGTCGAGCGCATCTTTGGCGTGAAAATCGTCCAGCGCCCCACCCGCTTTGTTGACGAGGCGGGCGCGGAGCAGCGCTTTGACGAGGGCACGCCCTCGCCCGACCACGTTGTGGCCGAAGTCTGGCACCCGGACGTGAAGTTCTACGACCTGCTCGACGCCGACGGCACGCACCTGGGCTCCTTTTACGCCGACTGGTACCCGCGCGAATCCAAACGCGGCGGCGCGTGGATGAACTACCTGCGCACCGGCGGCCCGCGCCCCGACGGCTCCACCGCCCCGCACATCGGCCTGATGTGCGGCAACCTCAACCCGCCCGTCGGCGGCAAGCCCGCCCTCATGAACCACCGCGACGTGGAGACGATCTTCCACGAGTTCGGGCACCTGCTGCACCACCTGCTGGGCAAGGTCGAGATCAAGTCGCTCAACGGCGTCAACGTCGCCTGGGACTTCGTCGAACTGCCCTCGCAGATCATGGAAAACTGGTGCTGGGAAAAGGAGGCGCTCGACCTCTTCGCCAAGCACGTGGACACCGGCGAGCCCCTGCCCGCCGCCCTGCTGGACAAGATGCTCGCCGCCCGTAACTTCGAGCAGGCCACCATGACGATGCGCCAGCTCTCCTTTGGCAAGATGGACCTCGACCTGCACACCGGCATCAAGGACCACGCAGGCCGCGACCTCGACGCGTGGGTGGACGAATCGCTGGAGGGCTACCGCGCCCCCCTCAAGACCAAGGCTCCCGGTATCGTGCGGCGCTTCACCCACCTGTTTTCCGACCCCACCGGCTACGCCGCCGGTTACTACTCTTACAAGTGGGCCGAAGTCCTCGACGCCGACGCCTTCACCCGCTTCAAGGCCGAGGGTGTCCTCAACCCGGCCACCGGAAAAGATTTCCGCGAAAAGATCCTGCAAAAGGGCAACTCCGAGCCGCCCGAAAAGCTCTTCCGTGACTTCATGGGCCGCGACCCGGATCTCAACTCCCTCCTCATCCGCGCCGGACTCCGGCTGGAGCAGCATTAA
- a CDS encoding zinc metallopeptidase — protein MNTILSLSFLPGLGFIIPAGGGWGLWLVLIVPTIILGFWAQHRVMSTYKKYSQVPSRGRITGAEAASAVIRKAGINDVEIVEIGGQLSDHYDPIHKRLALSSANYRGTSLAALGVAAHEAGHAIQHKVGYKALQLRMSLIPITTMASQILPIVLIASFFLPMLGMMGIKIAVVCYLILTIFQLITLPVEFDASARARKELVGIGIIGQDEAVGVVRTLNAAGWTYVAAFISSLASLLYLFLISRDR, from the coding sequence ATGAATACCATACTCTCACTGTCATTTTTGCCCGGACTGGGCTTCATCATCCCGGCTGGTGGAGGCTGGGGCCTGTGGCTCGTTCTCATCGTCCCGACCATTATCCTGGGCTTCTGGGCCCAGCACCGCGTGATGAGCACGTACAAGAAGTACAGCCAGGTGCCCTCCCGCGGCCGCATCACCGGAGCCGAAGCCGCCTCCGCCGTCATACGCAAGGCCGGTATTAACGACGTGGAAATCGTCGAAATCGGCGGCCAGCTCAGCGACCACTATGACCCGATCCACAAGCGCCTCGCCCTGAGCAGCGCCAACTACCGGGGCACCAGCCTGGCCGCACTCGGCGTGGCCGCGCACGAGGCCGGGCACGCCATCCAGCACAAGGTCGGCTACAAGGCCCTCCAGTTGCGCATGAGCCTGATCCCAATCACGACGATGGCCTCGCAAATTCTTCCCATCGTGCTGATCGCGAGCTTCTTCCTGCCCATGCTGGGCATGATGGGGATCAAGATCGCTGTCGTGTGCTACCTGATCTTGACGATCTTTCAGCTTATCACGCTGCCGGTCGAGTTCGACGCCAGTGCCCGCGCCCGCAAGGAGTTGGTCGGCATCGGTATCATCGGCCAGGATGAGGCCGTGGGCGTCGTCCGCACACTCAACGCCGCCGGCTGGACCTACGTGGCTGCCTTCATCAGTTCGCTGGCCAGCCTGCTCTACCTGTTTCTCATCTCGCGGGATCGCTAG